From the Terriglobia bacterium genome, one window contains:
- a CDS encoding tail fiber protein, whose product MANPFVAEIRIFAGNFAPTGWAFCNGQLMPISQNTALFSLIGTFYGGDGRSTFALPNLQGATPLHAGQGPGLSMRFLGESGGQEAVTLIESELPPHSHTVKCDGSAGGVNSPSNNTWGTVVGRGRPPAYAPTSVNNVQMSPLATSLAGSSFPHNNMPPYLALTFIIALQGVFPPRP is encoded by the coding sequence ATGGCAAACCCGTTTGTAGCGGAAATCCGAATCTTCGCGGGAAACTTTGCGCCCACAGGCTGGGCCTTTTGCAATGGTCAACTGATGCCCATCAGTCAAAATACCGCGTTGTTCTCGCTCATTGGTACATTTTACGGGGGCGACGGCAGGAGCACCTTTGCCCTGCCGAACCTTCAGGGAGCAACGCCCTTGCACGCGGGGCAAGGCCCCGGATTGAGCATGCGTTTTCTGGGGGAAAGTGGCGGACAAGAAGCGGTGACTCTCATCGAGAGTGAACTGCCCCCTCATTCCCACACGGTTAAGTGCGATGGAAGTGCCGGCGGGGTTAATTCCCCGAGCAATAACACCTGGGGGACAGTTGTTGGCAGGGGCCGGCCTCCCGCCTACGCCCCAACTTCAGTCAATAATGTTCAGATGAGCCCGCTGGCCACGTCGTTGGCAGGGAGCAGTTTTCCGCATAACAACATGCCTCCCTATCTCGCCCTGACATTCATCATTGCGCTCCAAGGAGTTTTCCCCCCGAGGCCATAA
- a CDS encoding tail fiber protein, whose product MSEPFLGEVKIVGFNFAPKGWAFCNGQLLPINQNQALFSILGTTYGGDGRVNFGLPNLQGRVPVHVGDGITLGESGGETSHTLLLSEMAAHSHRPVGSSNPATASTPAANLWGADTHNPYSPTPSAGMNPADVLPIGGNQPHENMPPYLVLNFIIALQGIFPSQN is encoded by the coding sequence GTGTCGGAACCGTTCTTAGGAGAGGTCAAAATCGTCGGCTTTAATTTTGCCCCAAAGGGATGGGCCTTTTGCAACGGGCAACTCCTGCCCATCAACCAAAACCAGGCCTTGTTCTCGATCCTGGGCACAACCTACGGCGGAGATGGGAGAGTCAACTTCGGCCTTCCCAACCTGCAGGGCCGTGTTCCCGTCCACGTCGGCGACGGCATTACCCTGGGGGAATCGGGCGGAGAGACCAGCCACACTCTTCTCCTCAGTGAAATGGCTGCCCATTCGCACCGGCCGGTTGGCAGCTCCAACCCGGCCACCGCGTCCACGCCGGCTGCAAATCTATGGGGGGCGGATACCCACAATCCCTACAGTCCCACCCCTAGTGCGGGGATGAACCCTGCTGACGTACTGCCGATTGGGGGCAATCAACCGCACGAGAACATGCCTCCTTATCTCGTGCTGAACTTCATCATCGCTCTCCAGGGGATATTCCCCTCACAGAACTAG
- a CDS encoding tail fiber protein: MSQPFIGEIRMFAGNFAPAGWALCDGSLIPISENETLFVLIGTTYGGDGQETFALPDLRGRIPIHQGPGFILGQFGGVEGVTLTVNQIPAHSHFPQAQSGAGQASNPSNRVWASSSLNQFSASPPSASMDPGALSLTGGSQPHENMMPFLTVNFIIALFGIFPSQT; the protein is encoded by the coding sequence ATGTCTCAACCGTTCATTGGCGAAATTCGGATGTTCGCGGGAAATTTCGCTCCCGCGGGATGGGCATTGTGTGACGGCTCGTTGATACCGATCTCCGAGAACGAAACGCTCTTTGTTTTGATCGGGACTACTTATGGCGGCGATGGACAAGAGACCTTTGCTCTCCCGGACTTGCGCGGCCGAATTCCCATTCACCAGGGCCCCGGCTTCATCCTGGGACAATTCGGAGGGGTGGAAGGCGTCACCTTGACCGTCAATCAGATCCCCGCGCACAGCCATTTTCCCCAAGCCCAGTCGGGTGCCGGACAAGCCAGCAATCCCTCTAACAGAGTATGGGCGTCATCCAGTCTCAATCAGTTCTCGGCAAGCCCGCCCAGCGCATCGATGGATCCCGGTGCATTGAGTCTGACGGGGGGATCACAGCCCCATGAAAACATGATGCCGTTCCTGACGGTCAATTTTATTATTGCTCTGTTTGGAATTTTCCCATCGCAGACTTGA